In the genome of Haloprofundus halobius, the window GTATCAGTCCCAGTATCCGACTTCTAACGTCGTCAGCGGAATCGTACGTTTGATTATCGGTTTTGGCAAGCACTTCTTCGAGGGATTCCGTCCCGCCTTGCGTTTCGATCTCGTAGTCGCCATAGGCCTCGACCAATTCATCCGTCGTGGTTGGATACTCTTGGGCTTCGAGTACCTCATCAAGGTCACCAAGCCTTCCACCAGGGTCACCGCTCATCGCTCGGTCTTCATGGGCGCGGTCGCGTACATCCTCTCGCTTCCGCTCTGGCTGTTGTCGCTGTTCGTCGTCCATGTTCTCGTCTCGGCCTCGTTTGTCGTCTGGCATCCTTCGAAATAGGCACCCGATTCGGATAACTGTGTGGACGCTCGTCAGTGTGAACTCCTCGGGGATATTATTGAGAGAGACACCTTTCTCGAACCTACTCAATATCTTTCATCTTCCGAGACGAACGACAATCCGTCACTTCGTCAGCTTTCGTCGCCTATCGTTCTTTGATAGTCTTCAACCCCTTGTCCACGATCACCCGAAAGTGTATCTGGACGGGAGTTAACTCTGCGTTTGACGAACGAACTCGTCGAGTTTTGCTTCGACGAGTGTCGCGACGCGCTCGCTGTATTTCCAGAGTGCTGCGTTGAGTCGCTCTTCGGTCTCGTCGTCGAGACCGTCGGCCCCACGCAGGACGGAATCCTTGGTGATCTGTGGGTGGTACACACAGACGACCCCAAGTGAGGTATCTGAGCTTGAGGTCCCCGCCGTGTGGATTCCGTACTGATCGGTCCCCCAGACACCATCGCCACCCTGTCGCTCCAGTTCCGAGTCGAGCGCATCGAGGAGTTGTATCTCTTCAGGGAAGAGGATCGGATCGTCGCCTTCGAACAGTTCGGTGTATGCCTCTCTCCGAGCGCTCTTCGTCCACTGATCCAACTGGGAACGCGCCCGTAGTACGAGCTGTCGTTCGTCTGGAAACTCGGCCATGCTTCTAGGACGGCGGCCAGGTGAATCAACGTTCGGCCAACGGTGGCGGTCGGTGGGTGTGGTGACGTCCATCGTGAACCGTTCGGTCGCAAAGAGAACGAGGTCGAAGACGACGAACATCTCGGCCGTCACCGGCGTTGAGGCCAGAGCCTGAACTAATAATAAGTTTAAAAGTCACCTCGCAGGTTCGACCTGCCAGCAAACAAGTTCAGACGGGCGTACAACCCACCCCCGCTGGAAGCCACGCAAGCCCCGTCCTCACCCCGCCGTAGGCGGTTAGGACGGGGTAGCTGACAGATGGCCCGATTCTGTACACACAAGTAAATAATGAAGCGACGTTTATATCAAATATGACTGAACAAGGAAACTGTCGACATTGGTTTTCGGACCGTGTTGTACTGTCGATCTTGGCGGTAGTGAGCGGCGTTCTCGGCCTACTGTTCGTTTTCACACAACTTCAGTATATCTTGCTCGCCATCGTCCTCGCATACGTTCTCGCACCCGCACAACGGAAGCTCGAGCGGTACACGAGCTCAGTGACGGCTGCCCTCACCCTCATTTTGCTTTCGGTATTTGTACTCTTCATCCCGGTCGCGTATCTTCTCACAGTCGCAATTCAGCAGGGACTGGGCCTGCTAACTGCCCTCGAAGAAGGAGGACTCAGTCTTGACATCATCCAAGATCGAATCGAAACCATTGGCTATGTAATCGATCTCGATCTATTGTATGCGACATATCAAGAGCCAATCGCGACCGGGTTGCAGCGTCTCGCAACCGGCGCAGTAACCGTCATCGGCGGGCTCCCTGGTGTGCTAATCGGACTTACCGTGACGGTCTTCGTACTATTTGCGTTACTGCGAGATGGTGAACAGTTCGTCACATGGCTGCATTCGATCGTCCCGCTCTCTGATCGTGTGGAGCGGGAACTTCTTAGAGAACTTGACGGCCTGATGTGGGCGTCCGTTATCGGGAACGTCGCCGTCGCGGGGGTCCAAGCGGTACTGCTCGGCATCGGATTGGCGCTCGTTGGTATGCCCGGAGTTGTGTTCTTGACCGTGGCCACATTTGTCCTCACGTTGCTCCCACTCGTTGGGGCATTCGGTGTCTGGCTTCCGGTTTCAGGCTACCTGCTCGCAATCGGCCGCCCCACTACAGCGGTACTGCTTTTCGTCTACGGGTCGGTGGTCAGCGCCTCGGACCTCTATCTTCGCCCGGCAATTATCAACCGTAGCGGAGCGATCAACGTCGCGACCATCGTCGTGGGAATATTCGGGGGAATCGTTCTGTTTGGGGCGATTGGTCTGTTCGTCGGTCCCGTTATACTCGGTGGCTCGAAGGTCGTCCTTGACCTGTTTGCCCAGGAGCGAGCGGACTCGACCGTCGGCCGATAGAGGATCGCTTCCGCCGATAGAGAGAACGAGACGTGCTGTCACAGACTGTAGGACAGCGGAACGACAATAGAGCTAGTCTGATTTGTAAAAAATCGGCAATTCTCGAACTGCAGGATTGGACGTACTGATACATGCCTCGAACATATCTGGCTGATAGTGTCACTCACATAATCAAAAACCCAATCGTTGTGAAACTGTTCGCTTTCTATGAGGATGCTTACTGGTACGTTTACTATGGTGGGGAAAACTCTTGACGACTGTCTCCAGTTTATCGCTGATCGACGCCGACGACAGGTCATCCAACAGTTACGGCACGAGACCACTAGCAAAACGACAATCGACGACTTTGCAGATCGAATGGTTGGTAACCACGCTTCCACTCGGTAATCGTCTCTTCGAGGTGGTTGCGTTGCTCGTCCGTAACGTCGAGACGAGTGATTGGCGTCCGATGCACGTAGTCATCTGCCACAGTTTCAATGTAGTATCGGGGTTAACTATTGGAGTTTCAATGTGGTATTTGGGTTAACTATTGGAAGGTGTCTGTGTCCCGTCGGACGCACTCCTCCCCTCCTACTCACTCACTTCGTTCGCTCGGTGAGGAAGGGAAGTTCGCGTTACCGCTTCAGTTGAAGACTTGATGTACACGCCTCTCGTCACTCCGGAAGCACAACACCGTACGTCGCACGTCGCACCTGACCACCAGACTGATGCCGCTGAGGTGGCTGTTTAGACTCGATGCCACGAGAGGACCTCCCACAGATCGGGCTGGGGACATACTCCGACGACAATCGTGAACAGTGGCGTAACAACGTCCGGACCGCTCTCGACGTTGGCTTTCGACATATCGACACCGCACAGGTGTACGAGAACGAGGAGTACGTAGGTGAGGGAATTCGCCAATCTAGCGTGGCCCGAGACGACGTCTGGCTATCGACGAAGACAGTCCATCACGATGTGCCTTCCGACGCCGAGCAGGTGCCGGCGGCTATTGACGGCTGCCTTGACCGACTCGGAGTCGATACCGTCGACCTCTTGTACGTCCACTGGCCCTCTGGAGTCTACGACCACGAGGCGGTCCTGCCCGCCTACGACGACGCCTACGAGGCCGGTAAGACCCGCAACGTCGGGCTCTCGAACTTCACCTCTAACCTACTTGACGAGGCAATGGACGTACTCGACGCCCCGCTATACGCCCACCAAGCCGAGATGCATCCGCTGCTCCCCCAACGTGATCTGGTCGCACACGCACAGAAACACGACTACACCTTCGTAGCGTACTCACCACTAGCGAAGGGTGAGGTCTTCGATGTCCCCGAAATCGTGGACGTTGCGGAGAAACACGACGCCACACCAGCACAGGTGAGTTTGGCGTGGATACTCTCACATGATAACGTCGCCGCCATCCCAAAGGCCAGCAGTCGCGAGCACATGACCCAGAACCTCACCGCGCTGGACCTGAACCTAGACGAGGAGGACATCACGCTGATTGACTCGATTGAACGCCGTCACCGTGTGATCGACGCCGACCACGGTCCGTGGAACTGGGAGGACGATACTCTTCTCGGATGATGATCGACTAGAGACTACCGTTGGACTATCCGAATGTTCATTGGTAGATACAAACTCAATTCTGGTAGAGATGGCCAGTACAACTCGCGACAACGGTGACTTCTCCCACGACTCAAGTCGTGGGCTTTCTCCTCGAATCTCTGTAAACCCATCTTCACGGAATCTGCAGACTCCGACCGCGTCGGACTCTAGGTGCGGACCCAGCCCGCGATACTAAGCCGTAAGCCAGCATCTCATGCGTAT includes:
- a CDS encoding DUF5789 family protein; its protein translation is MPDDKRGRDENMDDEQRQQPERKREDVRDRAHEDRAMSGDPGGRLGDLDEVLEAQEYPTTTDELVEAYGDYEIETQGGTESLEEVLAKTDNQTYDSADDVRSRILGLIHR
- a CDS encoding DUF7539 family protein — protein: MAEFPDERQLVLRARSQLDQWTKSARREAYTELFEGDDPILFPEEIQLLDALDSELERQGGDGVWGTDQYGIHTAGTSSSDTSLGVVCVYHPQITKDSVLRGADGLDDETEERLNAALWKYSERVATLVEAKLDEFVRQTQS
- a CDS encoding AI-2E family transporter — protein: MTEQGNCRHWFSDRVVLSILAVVSGVLGLLFVFTQLQYILLAIVLAYVLAPAQRKLERYTSSVTAALTLILLSVFVLFIPVAYLLTVAIQQGLGLLTALEEGGLSLDIIQDRIETIGYVIDLDLLYATYQEPIATGLQRLATGAVTVIGGLPGVLIGLTVTVFVLFALLRDGEQFVTWLHSIVPLSDRVERELLRELDGLMWASVIGNVAVAGVQAVLLGIGLALVGMPGVVFLTVATFVLTLLPLVGAFGVWLPVSGYLLAIGRPTTAVLLFVYGSVVSASDLYLRPAIINRSGAINVATIVVGIFGGIVLFGAIGLFVGPVILGGSKVVLDLFAQERADSTVGR
- a CDS encoding aldo/keto reductase, whose amino-acid sequence is MPREDLPQIGLGTYSDDNREQWRNNVRTALDVGFRHIDTAQVYENEEYVGEGIRQSSVARDDVWLSTKTVHHDVPSDAEQVPAAIDGCLDRLGVDTVDLLYVHWPSGVYDHEAVLPAYDDAYEAGKTRNVGLSNFTSNLLDEAMDVLDAPLYAHQAEMHPLLPQRDLVAHAQKHDYTFVAYSPLAKGEVFDVPEIVDVAEKHDATPAQVSLAWILSHDNVAAIPKASSREHMTQNLTALDLNLDEEDITLIDSIERRHRVIDADHGPWNWEDDTLLG